A genomic segment from Juglans regia cultivar Chandler chromosome 14, Walnut 2.0, whole genome shotgun sequence encodes:
- the LOC109014152 gene encoding beta-glucosidase BoGH3B-like isoform X4, whose product MVRVLVQIVAITCLWWWWASLTDAQYMKYKDPNQPVSVRVADLLSRMTLEEKIGQMVQIDRTVANPGILKSYFIGSVLSGGGSAPLPKASAVDWINMINEYQKGSLSTRLGIPMMYGIDAVHGHNNVFNATIFPHNIGLGATRDSELVRRIGAATAVEVRATGIPYVFAPCIAVCRDPRWGRCYESYSEDHKIVQEMTEIVPGLQGDIPADSLKGVPFVGGKKKVAACVKHFVGDGGTTKGINENNAVIDRHGLLSIHMPAYSDSIIKGVSTVMVSYSSWNGEKMHANRDLVTGFLKDTLRFKGFVISDWEGIDRITSPPHSNYSYSVQAAIQAGIDMVMVPFKYTEFIDDLTNLVKNSIIPMDRIDDAVARILLVKFTMGLFENPLADFSLVNELGSQAHRDLAREAVRKSLVLLKNGKNGTNPLLPLSKKAPKILVAGSHADNLGYQCGGWTITWQGFSDNSYTRGTTILGAITSTVDPSTEIVYRENPDSNFVKSDSFDYAIVVVGEHPYAESSGDSMTLTMADPGPTVIKNVCEAVKCVIVIISGRPIVIQPYLSSVDVLVAAWLPGTEGQGVTDVLFGDYGFSGKLSRTWFRTVDQLPMNVGDSHYDPLFPFGFGLTTESVKELVSRSTSAGVGQKPYILANIVSAIAILYFTASRGFRQPT is encoded by the exons atggtTAGGGTTCTAGTCCAAATAGTGGCCATAACGTGCCTGTGGTGGTGGTGGGCTTCATTGACAGATGCACAGTACATGAAATACAAAGATCCAAATCAGCCGGTGTCGGTTCGCGTAGCGGACCTGTTGAGTCGAATGACTTTGGAGGAGAAGATTGGTCAGATGGTTCAGATTGATAGGACTGTAGCCAATCCTGGGATTTTGAAGTCTTATTTCATCG GCAGTGTATTGAGTGGGGGTGGGAGTGCGCCACTTCCAAAGGCTAGTGCAGTGGATTGGATTaatatgattaatgaatatcaaaagGGGTCTCTATCCACACGTTTGGGTATTCCAATGATGTATGGTATTGATGCTGTTCATGGACACAATAATGTCTTCAATGCTACAATATTTCCTCATAACATTGGTCTTGGAGCTACAAG GGATTCTGAGCTGGTGCGGAGGATTGGTGCTGCAACTGCTGTTGAAGTCAGAGCTACAGGGATTCCTTATGTATTTGCTCCATGCATTGCG GTCTGTAGAGATCCAAGGTGGGGACGGTGTTATGAAAGCTACAGTGAGGATCACAAAATAGTGCAAGAAATGACGGAAATTGTACCTGGATTACAGGGAGATATTCCTGCTGATTCTCTGAAAGGAGTTCCATTTGTTGGTGGAAA GAAAAAGGTGGCAGCCTGTGTGAAGCATTTTGTGGGAGATGGTGGGACAACTAAGGGCATCAATGAGAACAATGCAGTGATTGACCGGCATGGGTTGCTCAGCATTCACATGCCTGCCTATTCTGATTCCATCATCAAAGGTGTATCTACAGTCATGGTTTCCTACTCAAGCTGGAACGGAGAAAAAATGCATGCAAACCGTGACCTAGTTACTGGCTTCCTGAAAGACACTCTTAGGTTTAAG GGTTTTGTTATATCAGATTGGGAGGGTATTGATAGGATTACCTCACCACCACATTCAAACTACTCGTACTCCGTCCAAGCTGCGATTCAAGCCGGCATTGACATG GTCATGGTTCCTTTCAAATATACTGAGTTCATTGATGACCTTACCAACCTGGTCAAGAACAGCATTATCCCAATGGATCGCATTGATGATGCTGTGGCAAGGATCTTGCTAGTCAAGTTCACCATGGGCCTCTTTGAGAACCCACTTGCCGATTTCAGCCTAGTCAATGAACTTGGAAGCCAG GCACATAGAGACTTGGCAAGAGAAGCTGTGAGGAAGTCATTAGTGCTATTGAAGAACGGAAAAAATGGAACAAATCCTCTATTACCCCTTTCCAAGAAGGCTCCAAAGATCCTAGTTGCTGGTAGTCATGCTGATAATTTGGGTTATCAGTGTGGTGGGTGGACAATCACATGGCAAGGATTTAGTGACAACAGCTATACTAGGG GAACCACCATCCTTGGAGCCATCACTTCAACAGTTGACCCCAGTACGGAGATTGTCTACCGTGAGAATCCTGATAGCAACTTTGTCAAGTCTGACAGCTTTGACTATGCCATTGTTGTTGTTGGTGAGCACCCTTATGCTGAGAGTTCAGGGGACAGCATGACTCTCACTATGGCAGATCCTGGCCCAACTGTCATCAAGAATGTCTGTGAAGCTGTCAAGTGTGTGATTGTCATAATTTCTGGTAGACCTATTGTGATTCAACCATATCTATCCTCAGTTGATGTCCTGGTGGCAGCATGGTTACCAGGAACAGAGGGCCAGGGCGTGACTGATGTCCTTTTTGGGGATTATGGATTCAGTGGAAAGCTTTCCAGAACATGGTTCAGAACTGTAGATCAACTGCCAATGAATGTCGGGGATTCACACTATGATCCACTGTTCCCGTTTGGGTTTGGACTCACAACTGAATCTGTCAAGGAACTTGTGTCAAG GTCAACCTCAGCTGGTGTAGGCCAAAAGCCATATATACTTGCCAACATAGTTTCTGCAATTGCAATTTTGTATTTCACAG CTTCAAGGGGCTTCCGACAACCGACTTAA
- the LOC109014152 gene encoding beta-glucosidase BoGH3B-like isoform X3 encodes MNYFPNAERKKKMVRVLVQIVAITCLWWWWASLTDAQYMKYKDPNQPVSVRVADLLSRMTLEEKIGQMVQIDRTVANPGILKSYFIGSVLSGGGSAPLPKASAVDWINMINEYQKGSLSTRLGIPMMYGIDAVHGHNNVFNATIFPHNIGLGATRDSELVRRIGAATAVEVRATGIPYVFAPCIAVCRDPRWGRCYESYSEDHKIVQEMTEIVPGLQGDIPADSLKGVPFVGGKKKVAACVKHFVGDGGTTKGINENNAVIDRHGLLSIHMPAYSDSIIKGVSTVMVSYSSWNGEKMHANRDLVTGFLKDTLRFKGFVISDWEGIDRITSPPHSNYSYSVQAAIQAGIDMVMVPFKYTEFIDDLTNLVKNSIIPMDRIDDAVARILLVKFTMGLFENPLADFSLVNELGSQAHRDLAREAVRKSLVLLKNGKNGTNPLLPLSKKAPKILVAGSHADNLGYQCGGWTITWQGFSDNSYTRGTTILGAITSTVDPSTEIVYRENPDSNFVKSDSFDYAIVVVGEHPYAESSGDSMTLTMADPGPTVIKNVCEAVKCVIVIISGRPIVIQPYLSSVDVLVAAWLPGTEGQGVTDVLFGDYGFSGKLSRTWFRTVDQLPMNVGDSHYDPLFPFGFGLTTESVKELVSRSTSAGVGQKPYILANIVSAIAILYFTASRGFRQPT; translated from the exons ATGAATTACTTTCCAAATG ctgaaaggaaaaagaagatggtTAGGGTTCTAGTCCAAATAGTGGCCATAACGTGCCTGTGGTGGTGGTGGGCTTCATTGACAGATGCACAGTACATGAAATACAAAGATCCAAATCAGCCGGTGTCGGTTCGCGTAGCGGACCTGTTGAGTCGAATGACTTTGGAGGAGAAGATTGGTCAGATGGTTCAGATTGATAGGACTGTAGCCAATCCTGGGATTTTGAAGTCTTATTTCATCG GCAGTGTATTGAGTGGGGGTGGGAGTGCGCCACTTCCAAAGGCTAGTGCAGTGGATTGGATTaatatgattaatgaatatcaaaagGGGTCTCTATCCACACGTTTGGGTATTCCAATGATGTATGGTATTGATGCTGTTCATGGACACAATAATGTCTTCAATGCTACAATATTTCCTCATAACATTGGTCTTGGAGCTACAAG GGATTCTGAGCTGGTGCGGAGGATTGGTGCTGCAACTGCTGTTGAAGTCAGAGCTACAGGGATTCCTTATGTATTTGCTCCATGCATTGCG GTCTGTAGAGATCCAAGGTGGGGACGGTGTTATGAAAGCTACAGTGAGGATCACAAAATAGTGCAAGAAATGACGGAAATTGTACCTGGATTACAGGGAGATATTCCTGCTGATTCTCTGAAAGGAGTTCCATTTGTTGGTGGAAA GAAAAAGGTGGCAGCCTGTGTGAAGCATTTTGTGGGAGATGGTGGGACAACTAAGGGCATCAATGAGAACAATGCAGTGATTGACCGGCATGGGTTGCTCAGCATTCACATGCCTGCCTATTCTGATTCCATCATCAAAGGTGTATCTACAGTCATGGTTTCCTACTCAAGCTGGAACGGAGAAAAAATGCATGCAAACCGTGACCTAGTTACTGGCTTCCTGAAAGACACTCTTAGGTTTAAG GGTTTTGTTATATCAGATTGGGAGGGTATTGATAGGATTACCTCACCACCACATTCAAACTACTCGTACTCCGTCCAAGCTGCGATTCAAGCCGGCATTGACATG GTCATGGTTCCTTTCAAATATACTGAGTTCATTGATGACCTTACCAACCTGGTCAAGAACAGCATTATCCCAATGGATCGCATTGATGATGCTGTGGCAAGGATCTTGCTAGTCAAGTTCACCATGGGCCTCTTTGAGAACCCACTTGCCGATTTCAGCCTAGTCAATGAACTTGGAAGCCAG GCACATAGAGACTTGGCAAGAGAAGCTGTGAGGAAGTCATTAGTGCTATTGAAGAACGGAAAAAATGGAACAAATCCTCTATTACCCCTTTCCAAGAAGGCTCCAAAGATCCTAGTTGCTGGTAGTCATGCTGATAATTTGGGTTATCAGTGTGGTGGGTGGACAATCACATGGCAAGGATTTAGTGACAACAGCTATACTAGGG GAACCACCATCCTTGGAGCCATCACTTCAACAGTTGACCCCAGTACGGAGATTGTCTACCGTGAGAATCCTGATAGCAACTTTGTCAAGTCTGACAGCTTTGACTATGCCATTGTTGTTGTTGGTGAGCACCCTTATGCTGAGAGTTCAGGGGACAGCATGACTCTCACTATGGCAGATCCTGGCCCAACTGTCATCAAGAATGTCTGTGAAGCTGTCAAGTGTGTGATTGTCATAATTTCTGGTAGACCTATTGTGATTCAACCATATCTATCCTCAGTTGATGTCCTGGTGGCAGCATGGTTACCAGGAACAGAGGGCCAGGGCGTGACTGATGTCCTTTTTGGGGATTATGGATTCAGTGGAAAGCTTTCCAGAACATGGTTCAGAACTGTAGATCAACTGCCAATGAATGTCGGGGATTCACACTATGATCCACTGTTCCCGTTTGGGTTTGGACTCACAACTGAATCTGTCAAGGAACTTGTGTCAAG GTCAACCTCAGCTGGTGTAGGCCAAAAGCCATATATACTTGCCAACATAGTTTCTGCAATTGCAATTTTGTATTTCACAG CTTCAAGGGGCTTCCGACAACCGACTTAA
- the LOC109014152 gene encoding beta-glucosidase BoGH3B-like isoform X1 has translation MLKPQLSRRFQIRDFRFLQFFVCANVEMLNAERKKKMVRVLVQIVAITCLWWWWASLTDAQYMKYKDPNQPVSVRVADLLSRMTLEEKIGQMVQIDRTVANPGILKSYFIGSVLSGGGSAPLPKASAVDWINMINEYQKGSLSTRLGIPMMYGIDAVHGHNNVFNATIFPHNIGLGATRDSELVRRIGAATAVEVRATGIPYVFAPCIAVCRDPRWGRCYESYSEDHKIVQEMTEIVPGLQGDIPADSLKGVPFVGGKKKVAACVKHFVGDGGTTKGINENNAVIDRHGLLSIHMPAYSDSIIKGVSTVMVSYSSWNGEKMHANRDLVTGFLKDTLRFKGFVISDWEGIDRITSPPHSNYSYSVQAAIQAGIDMVMVPFKYTEFIDDLTNLVKNSIIPMDRIDDAVARILLVKFTMGLFENPLADFSLVNELGSQAHRDLAREAVRKSLVLLKNGKNGTNPLLPLSKKAPKILVAGSHADNLGYQCGGWTITWQGFSDNSYTRGTTILGAITSTVDPSTEIVYRENPDSNFVKSDSFDYAIVVVGEHPYAESSGDSMTLTMADPGPTVIKNVCEAVKCVIVIISGRPIVIQPYLSSVDVLVAAWLPGTEGQGVTDVLFGDYGFSGKLSRTWFRTVDQLPMNVGDSHYDPLFPFGFGLTTESVKELVSRSTSAGVGQKPYILANIVSAIAILYFTASRGFRQPT, from the exons ATGCTTAAACCCCAACTCTCAAGGCGATTTCAGATTcgg GACTTCCGATTTCTGCAGTTTTTTGTTTGTGCCAATGTGGAAATGCTCAATG ctgaaaggaaaaagaagatggtTAGGGTTCTAGTCCAAATAGTGGCCATAACGTGCCTGTGGTGGTGGTGGGCTTCATTGACAGATGCACAGTACATGAAATACAAAGATCCAAATCAGCCGGTGTCGGTTCGCGTAGCGGACCTGTTGAGTCGAATGACTTTGGAGGAGAAGATTGGTCAGATGGTTCAGATTGATAGGACTGTAGCCAATCCTGGGATTTTGAAGTCTTATTTCATCG GCAGTGTATTGAGTGGGGGTGGGAGTGCGCCACTTCCAAAGGCTAGTGCAGTGGATTGGATTaatatgattaatgaatatcaaaagGGGTCTCTATCCACACGTTTGGGTATTCCAATGATGTATGGTATTGATGCTGTTCATGGACACAATAATGTCTTCAATGCTACAATATTTCCTCATAACATTGGTCTTGGAGCTACAAG GGATTCTGAGCTGGTGCGGAGGATTGGTGCTGCAACTGCTGTTGAAGTCAGAGCTACAGGGATTCCTTATGTATTTGCTCCATGCATTGCG GTCTGTAGAGATCCAAGGTGGGGACGGTGTTATGAAAGCTACAGTGAGGATCACAAAATAGTGCAAGAAATGACGGAAATTGTACCTGGATTACAGGGAGATATTCCTGCTGATTCTCTGAAAGGAGTTCCATTTGTTGGTGGAAA GAAAAAGGTGGCAGCCTGTGTGAAGCATTTTGTGGGAGATGGTGGGACAACTAAGGGCATCAATGAGAACAATGCAGTGATTGACCGGCATGGGTTGCTCAGCATTCACATGCCTGCCTATTCTGATTCCATCATCAAAGGTGTATCTACAGTCATGGTTTCCTACTCAAGCTGGAACGGAGAAAAAATGCATGCAAACCGTGACCTAGTTACTGGCTTCCTGAAAGACACTCTTAGGTTTAAG GGTTTTGTTATATCAGATTGGGAGGGTATTGATAGGATTACCTCACCACCACATTCAAACTACTCGTACTCCGTCCAAGCTGCGATTCAAGCCGGCATTGACATG GTCATGGTTCCTTTCAAATATACTGAGTTCATTGATGACCTTACCAACCTGGTCAAGAACAGCATTATCCCAATGGATCGCATTGATGATGCTGTGGCAAGGATCTTGCTAGTCAAGTTCACCATGGGCCTCTTTGAGAACCCACTTGCCGATTTCAGCCTAGTCAATGAACTTGGAAGCCAG GCACATAGAGACTTGGCAAGAGAAGCTGTGAGGAAGTCATTAGTGCTATTGAAGAACGGAAAAAATGGAACAAATCCTCTATTACCCCTTTCCAAGAAGGCTCCAAAGATCCTAGTTGCTGGTAGTCATGCTGATAATTTGGGTTATCAGTGTGGTGGGTGGACAATCACATGGCAAGGATTTAGTGACAACAGCTATACTAGGG GAACCACCATCCTTGGAGCCATCACTTCAACAGTTGACCCCAGTACGGAGATTGTCTACCGTGAGAATCCTGATAGCAACTTTGTCAAGTCTGACAGCTTTGACTATGCCATTGTTGTTGTTGGTGAGCACCCTTATGCTGAGAGTTCAGGGGACAGCATGACTCTCACTATGGCAGATCCTGGCCCAACTGTCATCAAGAATGTCTGTGAAGCTGTCAAGTGTGTGATTGTCATAATTTCTGGTAGACCTATTGTGATTCAACCATATCTATCCTCAGTTGATGTCCTGGTGGCAGCATGGTTACCAGGAACAGAGGGCCAGGGCGTGACTGATGTCCTTTTTGGGGATTATGGATTCAGTGGAAAGCTTTCCAGAACATGGTTCAGAACTGTAGATCAACTGCCAATGAATGTCGGGGATTCACACTATGATCCACTGTTCCCGTTTGGGTTTGGACTCACAACTGAATCTGTCAAGGAACTTGTGTCAAG GTCAACCTCAGCTGGTGTAGGCCAAAAGCCATATATACTTGCCAACATAGTTTCTGCAATTGCAATTTTGTATTTCACAG CTTCAAGGGGCTTCCGACAACCGACTTAA
- the LOC109014156 gene encoding steroid 5-alpha-reductase DET2-like: MVVSILPRFIFPPPNSLFVTAMSVISLTSLAYTGFSEVRERHLQYSKFWNVISPESGTRRKGKQIKLSSRTGMLLLYTPAFLAGLTSFVIFPHQDLRLLLLDSALTLHFFKRVFEVLFVHKYSGSMVLDSAIPITLSYLLSTATMIYAQHLTQGMPEPPVDLMYPGVLLFLIGISGNFYHHFLLSKLRGEGDKEYRIPKGGLFDLVLCPHYLFEIIDFIGISFISQTWYAFSFTLGTIFYLMGRSYATRRWYLSKFEDFPEDVKALIPFVF; this comes from the exons ATGGTGGTCTCCATTTTACCGAGATTTATTTTCCCACCACCCAATTCTCTTTTCGTCACGGCGATGTCCGTGATTAGCTTAACATCTTTAGCTTATACTGGGTTCTCCGAAGTAAGAGAAAGGCACTTGCAATATTCCAAGTTTTGGAACGTAATTTCTCCAGAATCTGgaacaagaagaaaaggaaagcagATCAAGCTTTCTAGCAGAACGGGCATGCTCCTTCTTTATACTCCTGCATTTCTTGCTGGTCTCACCTCTTTTGTGATTTTCCCACATCAGGATCTCCGGCTTCTACTGCTTGATTCTGCTCTAACTCTTCATTTCTTTAAGAGGGTCTTCGAG GTACTCTTTGTACACAAATACAGCGGCTCGATGGTTCTTGATTCTGCAATTCCCATCACTCTTAGTTACTTATTGTCCACAGCAACCATGATCTATGCCCAACACCTAACTCAGGGGATGCCAGAGCCACCTGTTGATTTGATGTATCCTGGAGTTTTGCTGTTTCTTATTGGTATCAGTGGCAACTTCTACCACCATTTCCTGCTCTCCAAACTGAGGGGAGAGGGTGACAAAGAATATAGGATTCCCAAGGGTGGTTTATTTGACCTAGTGTTATGCCCACATTATCTTTTCGAAATCATAGATTTCATAGGGATCTCATTCATATCTCAGACATGGTATGCATTCTCTTTCACTCTGGGCACTATTTTCTACCTGATGGGAAGAAGTTATGCTACAAGAAGATGgtacttatctaaatttgaagatttccCTGAGGATGTCAAGGCTCTCATTCCATTTGTGTTCTAG
- the LOC109020554 gene encoding 3-oxo-5-alpha-steroid 4-dehydrogenase 2-like, giving the protein MLVSILLSFSFPASTSLFITALSVINLTSSAYIGFSEVRGKHLLYSKFWNAISSESGRRKGEQIILSSRTGMLFLYTPPFLVGLASFVLFPLQDLRILLLVSAITLHFFKRVLEVLFVHKYSGGMALDSVIVISSGYFVSFASMIYAQYLTQGSSEPPVDLKYPGILLFLVGISGNFYHHFLLSKLRREEDDKEYRIPKGGLFNLVICPHYLFEIIDFLGISFISQTLYAFCLTLGSVFYLIARSYATRRWYLSKFEDFPEDVKALIPYVF; this is encoded by the exons ATGTTGGTCTCCATTTTGCTGAGTTTTTCATTCCCTGCATCCACTTCTCTTTTCATCACGGCATTGTCAGTGATTAACTTGACATCCTCTGCTTATATTGGGTTCTCCGAAGTACGAGGAAAGCACTTGTTGTACTCCAAATTTTGGAATGCAATTTCTTCAGAATCTGGACGAAGAAAAGGAGAGCAAATTATTCTTTCTAGCAGAACAGGCATGCTGTTTCTTTATACTCCCCCGTTTCTTGTTGGTCTCGCATCCTTTGTGCTTTTCCCACTTCAGGATCTTCGAATCTTATTGCTCGTTTCTGCTATAacccttcatttcttcaagagagTCTTAGAG GTCCTATTTGTCCACAAATACAGCGGCGGGATGGCTCTTGATTCTGTAATTGTCATCTCTTCTGGTTACTTTGTGTCCTTTGCAAGCATGATCTATGCCCAATACCTGACACAAGGAAGTTCAGAGCCACCAGTTGACTTAAAGTATCCTGGAATTTTGCTGTTTCTTGTGGGTATCAGTGGCAACTTCTACCACCATTTCCTGCTCTCCAAACTGAGAAGGGAAGAGGATGACAAAGAATATAGGATTCCCAAGGGTGGTTTATTTAACTTGGTGATATGCCCACATTATCTTTTCGAAATTATAGATTTCTTAGGGATCTCATTCATCTCTCAGACATTGTATGCATTCTGTCTCACACTAGGCTCTGTGTTTTACCTGATAGCAAGGAGTTATGCCACAAGGAGATGGTActtgtcaaaatttgaagattttccTGAGGATGTCAAGGCTCTCATTCCCTATGTTTTCTAG
- the LOC109014152 gene encoding beta-glucosidase BoGH3B-like isoform X2, which translates to MESNQDFRFLQFFVCANVEMLNAERKKKMVRVLVQIVAITCLWWWWASLTDAQYMKYKDPNQPVSVRVADLLSRMTLEEKIGQMVQIDRTVANPGILKSYFIGSVLSGGGSAPLPKASAVDWINMINEYQKGSLSTRLGIPMMYGIDAVHGHNNVFNATIFPHNIGLGATRDSELVRRIGAATAVEVRATGIPYVFAPCIAVCRDPRWGRCYESYSEDHKIVQEMTEIVPGLQGDIPADSLKGVPFVGGKKKVAACVKHFVGDGGTTKGINENNAVIDRHGLLSIHMPAYSDSIIKGVSTVMVSYSSWNGEKMHANRDLVTGFLKDTLRFKGFVISDWEGIDRITSPPHSNYSYSVQAAIQAGIDMVMVPFKYTEFIDDLTNLVKNSIIPMDRIDDAVARILLVKFTMGLFENPLADFSLVNELGSQAHRDLAREAVRKSLVLLKNGKNGTNPLLPLSKKAPKILVAGSHADNLGYQCGGWTITWQGFSDNSYTRGTTILGAITSTVDPSTEIVYRENPDSNFVKSDSFDYAIVVVGEHPYAESSGDSMTLTMADPGPTVIKNVCEAVKCVIVIISGRPIVIQPYLSSVDVLVAAWLPGTEGQGVTDVLFGDYGFSGKLSRTWFRTVDQLPMNVGDSHYDPLFPFGFGLTTESVKELVSRSTSAGVGQKPYILANIVSAIAILYFTASRGFRQPT; encoded by the exons ATGGAATCCAATCAA GACTTCCGATTTCTGCAGTTTTTTGTTTGTGCCAATGTGGAAATGCTCAATG ctgaaaggaaaaagaagatggtTAGGGTTCTAGTCCAAATAGTGGCCATAACGTGCCTGTGGTGGTGGTGGGCTTCATTGACAGATGCACAGTACATGAAATACAAAGATCCAAATCAGCCGGTGTCGGTTCGCGTAGCGGACCTGTTGAGTCGAATGACTTTGGAGGAGAAGATTGGTCAGATGGTTCAGATTGATAGGACTGTAGCCAATCCTGGGATTTTGAAGTCTTATTTCATCG GCAGTGTATTGAGTGGGGGTGGGAGTGCGCCACTTCCAAAGGCTAGTGCAGTGGATTGGATTaatatgattaatgaatatcaaaagGGGTCTCTATCCACACGTTTGGGTATTCCAATGATGTATGGTATTGATGCTGTTCATGGACACAATAATGTCTTCAATGCTACAATATTTCCTCATAACATTGGTCTTGGAGCTACAAG GGATTCTGAGCTGGTGCGGAGGATTGGTGCTGCAACTGCTGTTGAAGTCAGAGCTACAGGGATTCCTTATGTATTTGCTCCATGCATTGCG GTCTGTAGAGATCCAAGGTGGGGACGGTGTTATGAAAGCTACAGTGAGGATCACAAAATAGTGCAAGAAATGACGGAAATTGTACCTGGATTACAGGGAGATATTCCTGCTGATTCTCTGAAAGGAGTTCCATTTGTTGGTGGAAA GAAAAAGGTGGCAGCCTGTGTGAAGCATTTTGTGGGAGATGGTGGGACAACTAAGGGCATCAATGAGAACAATGCAGTGATTGACCGGCATGGGTTGCTCAGCATTCACATGCCTGCCTATTCTGATTCCATCATCAAAGGTGTATCTACAGTCATGGTTTCCTACTCAAGCTGGAACGGAGAAAAAATGCATGCAAACCGTGACCTAGTTACTGGCTTCCTGAAAGACACTCTTAGGTTTAAG GGTTTTGTTATATCAGATTGGGAGGGTATTGATAGGATTACCTCACCACCACATTCAAACTACTCGTACTCCGTCCAAGCTGCGATTCAAGCCGGCATTGACATG GTCATGGTTCCTTTCAAATATACTGAGTTCATTGATGACCTTACCAACCTGGTCAAGAACAGCATTATCCCAATGGATCGCATTGATGATGCTGTGGCAAGGATCTTGCTAGTCAAGTTCACCATGGGCCTCTTTGAGAACCCACTTGCCGATTTCAGCCTAGTCAATGAACTTGGAAGCCAG GCACATAGAGACTTGGCAAGAGAAGCTGTGAGGAAGTCATTAGTGCTATTGAAGAACGGAAAAAATGGAACAAATCCTCTATTACCCCTTTCCAAGAAGGCTCCAAAGATCCTAGTTGCTGGTAGTCATGCTGATAATTTGGGTTATCAGTGTGGTGGGTGGACAATCACATGGCAAGGATTTAGTGACAACAGCTATACTAGGG GAACCACCATCCTTGGAGCCATCACTTCAACAGTTGACCCCAGTACGGAGATTGTCTACCGTGAGAATCCTGATAGCAACTTTGTCAAGTCTGACAGCTTTGACTATGCCATTGTTGTTGTTGGTGAGCACCCTTATGCTGAGAGTTCAGGGGACAGCATGACTCTCACTATGGCAGATCCTGGCCCAACTGTCATCAAGAATGTCTGTGAAGCTGTCAAGTGTGTGATTGTCATAATTTCTGGTAGACCTATTGTGATTCAACCATATCTATCCTCAGTTGATGTCCTGGTGGCAGCATGGTTACCAGGAACAGAGGGCCAGGGCGTGACTGATGTCCTTTTTGGGGATTATGGATTCAGTGGAAAGCTTTCCAGAACATGGTTCAGAACTGTAGATCAACTGCCAATGAATGTCGGGGATTCACACTATGATCCACTGTTCCCGTTTGGGTTTGGACTCACAACTGAATCTGTCAAGGAACTTGTGTCAAG GTCAACCTCAGCTGGTGTAGGCCAAAAGCCATATATACTTGCCAACATAGTTTCTGCAATTGCAATTTTGTATTTCACAG CTTCAAGGGGCTTCCGACAACCGACTTAA